One Myxococcus stipitatus DNA segment encodes these proteins:
- the secA gene encoding preprotein translocase subunit SecA, protein MIEWTLKKLIGTKNERELKKAREKVIRINELESRMRALKDEDFPAETARLKQEIQNGRPLDGMLFEAFALIREGARRVIGQRHYDVQLIGGMFLHEGCIAEMRTGEGKTLTATLPSYLNALSGRGVHVVTVNDYLARRDAEWMGRVYKFMGMTTGCVLHELSDKQRQDAYRADITYGQNNEFGFDYLRDNMKFRLQDYVQRELNYAIVDEVDSILIDEARTPLIISGPTEDSTDKYYRVDQVIPGLVPDQDFTLDEKHRSVSLTDEGIEKLQKRLSVSNLYDPAEIETLHHVEQALRAHTLYKRDKDYVVKDGEVVIVDEFTGRQMPGRRWSDGLHQAIEAKEGVKIENENQTLATISFQNYFRMYSKLSGMTGTADTEAEEFAKIYNLDVRVIPTNRPNIRKDQQDVVYKTEREKFEAVAQQIEELHKAGQPVLVGTVSIAKSEVVSTFLKKRGVPHNVLNAKQHQREADIVAQAGRKGAVTISTNMAGRGTDILLGGNAEVLAKASMGPPPEPPAPVPAQPNADGTPPVDPNVAYQQALAEWNQKLADTQARLEAETKAERDEVMAAGGLFIIGTERHESRRVDNQLRGRAGRQGDPGASRFFLSLEDDLMRIFGSERIQGLMERLGMQEGEVIEHVWLTRAIEGAQKRVEGHNFDIRKNLLEYDDVMNQQRRTIYKLRRQVLAAGAGVPLVEYTEDPKTRVKSRSEQMVSWADFKEMVLDAVEDVIVSTVDTYAPTKGSDGWDLESLTKNVKETFDLDMSFEGVGNRDELQDHIYKAAEKVFLSREEEFGENFLRFLQYNYLATIDRLWKEHLLGMDHLRQGIGLRGYGQKDPKQEYKREGYQGFIQTLSAIKAQFVSQLMRVQPRSATGAEEEAVRIQRQLAQQQKRAVEGRGNAEGKLDEASVAAAARPAAAQQGPRVGRNDPCPCGSGRKYKKCHGAAEASV, encoded by the coding sequence ATGATCGAATGGACGCTGAAGAAGCTCATCGGGACCAAGAACGAGCGTGAGCTCAAGAAGGCCCGCGAGAAGGTCATCCGCATCAACGAGCTGGAGAGCCGGATGCGGGCCCTCAAGGACGAGGATTTCCCCGCCGAGACGGCCCGGCTGAAGCAGGAGATCCAGAACGGGCGGCCGCTCGACGGCATGCTCTTCGAGGCCTTCGCGCTCATCCGCGAGGGCGCGCGCCGGGTCATCGGCCAGCGTCACTACGACGTGCAGCTCATCGGCGGCATGTTCCTGCACGAGGGCTGCATCGCGGAGATGCGCACCGGTGAAGGCAAGACGCTGACCGCCACGCTGCCCAGCTACCTCAACGCCCTGTCCGGGCGCGGGGTGCACGTCGTGACGGTGAACGACTACCTGGCCCGCCGCGACGCGGAGTGGATGGGCCGGGTCTACAAGTTCATGGGCATGACGACCGGCTGCGTGCTGCACGAGCTGTCCGACAAGCAGCGCCAGGACGCGTACCGCGCGGACATCACGTACGGGCAGAACAACGAGTTCGGCTTCGACTACCTGCGCGACAACATGAAGTTCCGCCTGCAGGACTACGTCCAGCGGGAGCTCAACTACGCCATCGTCGACGAGGTGGACTCCATCCTCATCGACGAGGCCCGCACGCCGCTCATCATCTCCGGTCCCACCGAGGACAGCACGGACAAGTACTACCGGGTGGACCAGGTCATCCCCGGCCTCGTCCCGGACCAGGACTTCACCCTGGACGAGAAGCACCGCTCGGTGTCGCTGACGGACGAGGGCATCGAGAAGCTGCAGAAGCGGCTGAGCGTGTCCAACCTCTACGACCCCGCCGAAATCGAGACGCTCCACCACGTCGAGCAGGCCCTGCGCGCGCACACGCTCTACAAGCGCGACAAGGACTACGTGGTGAAGGACGGCGAGGTGGTCATCGTCGACGAGTTCACCGGCCGCCAGATGCCCGGGCGCCGCTGGTCGGACGGCCTCCACCAGGCCATCGAGGCCAAGGAGGGCGTGAAGATCGAGAACGAGAACCAGACGCTGGCGACCATCTCGTTCCAGAACTACTTCCGCATGTACTCCAAGCTGTCCGGCATGACGGGCACCGCGGACACGGAGGCGGAGGAGTTCGCGAAGATCTACAACCTCGACGTCCGCGTCATCCCCACCAACCGCCCCAACATCCGCAAGGACCAGCAGGACGTGGTCTACAAGACGGAGCGCGAGAAGTTCGAGGCGGTGGCGCAGCAGATCGAGGAGCTGCACAAGGCGGGGCAGCCGGTGCTCGTGGGCACGGTGTCCATCGCCAAGAGCGAGGTGGTGTCCACCTTCCTCAAGAAGCGGGGCGTGCCGCACAACGTGCTCAACGCCAAGCAGCACCAGCGCGAGGCGGACATCGTCGCGCAGGCGGGCCGCAAGGGCGCGGTCACCATCTCCACCAACATGGCCGGCCGTGGAACGGACATCCTCCTGGGCGGCAACGCGGAGGTGCTGGCGAAGGCGTCCATGGGCCCGCCGCCGGAGCCCCCCGCGCCGGTGCCGGCGCAGCCCAACGCGGATGGCACGCCGCCGGTGGACCCGAACGTGGCCTACCAGCAGGCCCTGGCCGAGTGGAACCAGAAGCTGGCGGACACCCAGGCCCGGCTCGAGGCGGAGACGAAGGCGGAGCGCGACGAGGTGATGGCGGCCGGCGGCCTGTTCATCATCGGCACCGAGCGCCACGAGTCGCGCCGCGTGGACAACCAGCTGCGCGGCCGCGCCGGCCGCCAGGGTGACCCGGGCGCCAGCCGCTTCTTCCTGTCGCTCGAGGACGACCTGATGCGCATCTTCGGGTCCGAGCGCATCCAGGGCCTGATGGAGCGGCTGGGCATGCAGGAGGGCGAGGTCATCGAGCACGTGTGGCTCACCCGCGCCATCGAGGGGGCCCAGAAGCGGGTCGAGGGTCACAACTTCGACATCCGCAAGAACCTCCTCGAGTACGACGACGTGATGAACCAGCAGCGGCGCACCATCTACAAGCTGCGCCGTCAGGTGCTGGCCGCGGGCGCGGGCGTGCCGCTGGTGGAGTACACGGAGGACCCGAAGACGCGCGTGAAGAGCCGCTCCGAGCAGATGGTGAGCTGGGCGGACTTCAAGGAGATGGTGCTGGACGCGGTCGAGGACGTCATCGTCTCCACCGTGGACACCTACGCGCCGACGAAGGGCTCGGACGGGTGGGACCTGGAGTCGCTCACGAAGAACGTGAAGGAGACGTTCGACCTCGACATGAGCTTCGAGGGCGTGGGCAACCGCGACGAGCTCCAGGACCACATCTACAAGGCGGCGGAGAAGGTGTTCCTGTCGCGCGAGGAGGAGTTCGGGGAGAACTTCCTGCGCTTCCTCCAGTACAACTACCTGGCCACCATCGACCGGCTCTGGAAGGAGCACCTGCTGGGCATGGACCACCTGCGCCAGGGCATCGGCCTGCGTGGCTACGGCCAGAAGGACCCGAAGCAGGAGTACAAGCGCGAGGGCTACCAGGGCTTCATCCAGACGCTGTCCGCCATCAAGGCGCAGTTCGTCTCGCAGCTGATGCGCGTGCAGCCCCGCTCCGCCACCGGCGCGGAGGAGGAGGCCGTCCGCATCCAGCGGCAGCTGGCCCAGCAGCAGAAGCGCGCCGTCGAGGGCCGTGGCAACGCGGAGGGCAAGCTGGACGAGGCCTCCGTCGCCGCGGCGGCCCGGCCCGCGGCCGCCCAGCAGGGCCCCCGCGTGGGCCGCAACGACCCCTGCCCCTGCGGCAGCGGCCGCAAGTACAAGAAGTGCCACGGCGCGGCGGAGGCCAGCGTCTAG
- the rpsB gene encoding 30S ribosomal protein S2: protein MAAAGGITMRQLLEAGVHFGHQTKRWNPKMKPYIFGARNGIYIIDLQKTVTMARSAFRFVADVTARGGSVLFVGTKKQAQDVIREEASRAGQFFVTSRWLGGTLTNFKTIKQGIDRLKALEKMAEDGTFERLPKKEVAALEREREKLEKNLGGVKEMSKLPRCVFVIDPKKEHIAIHEATRLGIPVIGLVDTNCDPDGIDFVIPGNDDAIRSIKLFTSKIAEACLEGAARYRASGAAERDEQEEREGRDDRRERDDRRGPRRGDRDRRGGDRDRGGERRGPLVEMKGAPAVAEQPASEGGEESGEAAAE, encoded by the coding sequence ATGGCCGCCGCCGGCGGCATCACGATGCGGCAGCTCCTGGAGGCCGGCGTCCACTTCGGCCACCAGACCAAGCGCTGGAACCCGAAGATGAAGCCGTACATCTTCGGCGCCCGCAACGGCATCTACATCATCGACCTGCAGAAGACGGTGACGATGGCCCGGTCGGCGTTCCGCTTCGTGGCGGACGTGACGGCCCGCGGCGGCTCCGTGCTCTTCGTCGGCACCAAGAAGCAGGCCCAGGACGTCATCCGCGAGGAGGCCTCTCGCGCCGGTCAGTTCTTCGTCACCAGCCGCTGGCTGGGTGGCACGCTGACCAACTTCAAGACCATCAAGCAGGGCATCGACCGCCTGAAGGCGCTGGAGAAGATGGCCGAGGACGGCACCTTCGAGCGCCTGCCGAAGAAGGAAGTGGCGGCCCTGGAGCGCGAGCGCGAGAAGCTCGAGAAGAACCTGGGCGGCGTGAAGGAGATGTCGAAGCTGCCCCGCTGCGTCTTCGTCATCGACCCGAAGAAGGAGCACATCGCCATCCACGAGGCGACGCGCCTGGGCATCCCGGTCATCGGCCTGGTCGACACCAACTGCGATCCGGACGGCATCGACTTCGTCATCCCCGGCAACGACGACGCCATCCGCTCCATCAAGCTCTTCACCTCCAAGATCGCCGAGGCCTGCCTCGAGGGCGCGGCCCGCTACCGCGCGTCCGGCGCCGCCGAGCGCGACGAGCAGGAGGAGCGCGAGGGTCGTGACGACCGCCGTGAGCGCGACGACCGCCGTGGCCCGCGCCGTGGCGACCGCGACCGCCGTGGCGGCGACCGTGACCGCGGCGGCGAGCGCCGTGGCCCCCTCGTCGAGATGAAGGGCGCCCCGGCCGTCGCCGAGCAGCCCGCGTCCGAGGGTGGCGAGGAGAGCGGCGAGGCGGCGGCGGAGTAG
- the tsf gene encoding translation elongation factor Ts: MAEITAQMVKDLRERTGAGMMDCKKALAESNGDFAKAEEWLRKKGISRAAGKEGRVAAEGLVGTYVHGGRIGVLVEVNCETDFVARNPDFQELVKDVAMQIAAANPKFVRREEVPTENLEKEKEIQRELLKQQGKPEAMLEKILVGKMEKYYEGVCLVDQLWVKDDKKKVGDMITERAAKIGEKVTVRRFVRYEVGEGIEKKKDDLAAEVAKTLGQA, translated from the coding sequence ATGGCCGAAATCACCGCCCAGATGGTGAAGGACCTGCGCGAGCGGACCGGCGCGGGCATGATGGATTGCAAGAAGGCGCTGGCCGAGTCGAATGGCGACTTCGCCAAGGCCGAGGAGTGGCTGCGCAAGAAGGGCATCTCCCGCGCCGCTGGCAAGGAGGGCCGCGTCGCCGCCGAGGGTCTGGTCGGCACCTACGTCCACGGCGGCCGCATCGGCGTGCTGGTGGAGGTCAACTGCGAGACGGACTTCGTCGCGCGCAACCCTGACTTCCAGGAGCTGGTGAAGGACGTGGCGATGCAGATCGCCGCCGCCAACCCCAAGTTCGTCCGCCGCGAGGAAGTGCCGACGGAGAACCTGGAGAAGGAGAAGGAGATCCAGCGCGAGCTGCTCAAGCAGCAGGGCAAGCCCGAGGCGATGCTGGAGAAGATCCTCGTCGGGAAGATGGAGAAGTACTACGAGGGCGTCTGCCTCGTGGACCAGCTCTGGGTGAAGGACGACAAGAAGAAGGTCGGCGACATGATCACCGAGCGCGCCGCGAAGATCGGCGAGAAGGTCACCGTGCGCCGCTTCGTCCGCTACGAGGTGGGTGAGGGCATCGAGAAGAAGAAGGACGACCTCGCCGCCGAAGTCGCCAAGACGCTGGGCCAGGCCTGA
- the pyrH gene encoding UMP kinase, producing the protein MSSDTTQPLRYKRILLKLSGEALMGEGKYGIHPPTLNAIADEVIELSRAGVEVALVIGGGNIFRGIAGATEGMDRASADYMGMLATCINSMAMQDALEKKGLHTRVLSAIKMEQIAEPYIRRRAVRHLEKGRVVIFAAGTGNPYFTTDTAASLRAMEINAQVILKATKVDGIYSADPKKDPTARRYRSLTYMDVLKQNLNVMDSTAISLCMDNKLPIIVFDLTVPGNIGRAVLGGGEIGTVVGGSETAWA; encoded by the coding sequence ATGTCCTCCGACACGACCCAACCGCTCCGGTACAAGCGCATCCTCCTCAAGCTCTCGGGCGAGGCCCTGATGGGCGAGGGGAAGTATGGCATCCACCCACCCACGCTGAATGCCATCGCCGACGAGGTCATCGAGCTGTCGAGGGCCGGCGTGGAGGTGGCGCTCGTCATCGGAGGCGGCAACATCTTCCGGGGCATCGCCGGGGCCACCGAGGGCATGGACCGCGCGAGCGCGGACTACATGGGCATGCTGGCCACGTGCATCAACTCCATGGCCATGCAGGACGCGCTGGAGAAGAAGGGCCTGCACACGCGCGTGCTGTCCGCCATCAAGATGGAGCAGATCGCCGAGCCCTACATCCGCCGTCGCGCGGTGCGCCACCTGGAGAAGGGGCGCGTCGTGATTTTCGCCGCGGGCACCGGCAACCCGTACTTCACCACGGACACGGCCGCCTCGCTGCGCGCGATGGAGATCAACGCCCAGGTCATCCTCAAGGCGACCAAGGTGGACGGCATCTACAGCGCGGACCCGAAGAAGGACCCCACCGCGCGCCGCTACCGCTCGCTGACGTACATGGACGTGTTGAAGCAGAACCTCAACGTGATGGACTCCACGGCCATCTCGTTGTGCATGGACAACAAGCTGCCCATCATCGTGTTCGACCTGACCGTGCCGGGGAACATCGGCCGCGCGGTGCTCGGTGGTGGGGAGATTGGTACCGTCGTGGGTGGCAGCGAGACGGCCTGGGCCTGA
- the frr gene encoding ribosome recycling factor yields the protein MSGDIVADLKGRIDKTLEDLKRELSKVRTGRASTAILDNIRVDYYGTPTPLSGVASVNAPEPRLITIKPWEKSVLKEIEKALREANLGINPMNDGEMIRLPFPPLTEERRKDIAKQVKTKGEDHKVAIRNIRRDANEALKTQLKDKKITEDDQKRISEKVQKETDAGVAQVDQIVQKKEKEVMEV from the coding sequence ATGAGCGGAGACATCGTCGCCGATTTGAAGGGCCGCATCGACAAGACGCTCGAGGACCTCAAGCGGGAGCTGAGCAAGGTGCGCACCGGGCGCGCCAGCACGGCCATCCTCGACAACATCCGCGTCGACTACTACGGCACCCCCACGCCGCTGTCCGGCGTGGCCAGCGTCAACGCCCCGGAGCCCCGGCTCATCACCATCAAGCCGTGGGAGAAGAGCGTCCTGAAGGAAATCGAGAAGGCGCTGCGGGAGGCGAACCTCGGCATCAACCCGATGAACGACGGCGAGATGATCCGCCTGCCGTTCCCTCCGCTCACCGAGGAGCGCCGCAAGGACATCGCCAAGCAGGTGAAGACCAAGGGCGAGGACCACAAGGTCGCCATCCGCAACATCCGCCGTGACGCCAACGAGGCGCTCAAGACGCAGCTGAAGGACAAGAAGATCACCGAGGACGACCAGAAGCGCATCTCCGAGAAGGTCCAGAAGGAGACCGACGCCGGCGTGGCCCAGGTGGATCAGATCGTCCAGAAGAAGGAGAAGGAGGTCATGGAGGTCTGA
- a CDS encoding diguanylate cyclase: MAFVLLVEPAAAVAGSLRRFLEGAGHEVSWVASAEEAQRAARERPPAVVLAAGTGAVDGESLCRALRAQNASVPVLLMYPPDEEQADTRAAQAGADGSLVGPLKRATVLTCVSLLLQRDEARRTPSATAGAAPSRAAPALELEGRRVTREMPAIGAASPAPSQSSDFEFLKRLMVMEVKRSRRYRYPIAVLMVELDRFAERAAGLSTASRTVALAEALGLLHSGIRDIDVAVPFVDSRFVVFLPHTPRSGARVVAERLREKLKGAKVLPAGTGSVGVSVSEPPAGKVAPGAAHTQVSFGGLLKDAGDALRRAQAAGGDRVEMAPEAPAPGKPQEG; the protein is encoded by the coding sequence ATGGCCTTCGTGCTCCTGGTCGAACCCGCCGCCGCGGTGGCGGGTTCGCTGCGCCGGTTCCTCGAGGGGGCCGGCCACGAGGTGAGCTGGGTGGCGAGCGCCGAGGAGGCGCAGAGAGCCGCCCGGGAGCGTCCGCCCGCCGTGGTCCTGGCGGCCGGAACGGGGGCAGTGGATGGAGAGTCGCTGTGCCGCGCCCTGCGAGCGCAGAACGCCTCCGTGCCCGTCCTGCTGATGTACCCGCCGGACGAGGAGCAGGCCGACACCCGCGCCGCGCAGGCCGGGGCGGACGGCAGCCTGGTGGGGCCCCTCAAGCGCGCCACCGTGCTGACGTGCGTCTCCCTGCTGCTGCAGCGGGACGAGGCCCGCCGGACTCCCTCCGCCACGGCTGGCGCGGCGCCCTCGCGCGCGGCGCCCGCCCTGGAGCTGGAGGGCCGCCGGGTGACGCGGGAGATGCCGGCCATTGGCGCGGCGTCGCCCGCCCCGTCGCAGTCCTCGGACTTCGAGTTCCTCAAGCGGCTGATGGTGATGGAGGTGAAGCGCAGCCGGCGCTACCGCTACCCCATCGCCGTGCTGATGGTGGAGCTGGACAGGTTCGCCGAGCGCGCGGCCGGGCTGTCGACGGCTTCGCGCACCGTGGCGCTGGCGGAGGCGCTGGGCCTGCTGCACTCGGGCATCCGCGACATCGACGTGGCGGTGCCCTTCGTGGACAGCCGCTTCGTCGTCTTCCTCCCGCACACGCCGCGCTCCGGCGCGCGCGTGGTGGCCGAGCGGCTGCGCGAGAAGCTCAAGGGCGCGAAGGTGCTGCCCGCGGGCACCGGCTCCGTGGGCGTGTCCGTGTCCGAGCCTCCAGCGGGGAAGGTGGCCCCGGGCGCGGCCCACACGCAGGTCAGCTTCGGCGGCCTCTTGAAGGACGCGGGAGACGCGCTGCGACGGGCCCAGGCCGCGGGGGGAGACCGCGTGGAGATGGCGCCCGAAGCTCCCGCTCCGGGCAAGCCTCAGGAGGGGTAG
- the cyaY gene encoding iron donor protein CyaY, which translates to MMDEARYNQLVASVFKKMLAAADSIDPDILEAESTGDMLTLTARSREKCIVNTQRAVRQMWVAGKGQGIHFDYDEATGTWKDDKGRGLELYAFVADVVRDISDADFVYPS; encoded by the coding sequence ATGATGGACGAAGCCCGCTACAACCAGCTCGTCGCGAGCGTCTTCAAGAAGATGCTCGCCGCGGCGGATTCCATCGACCCCGACATCCTGGAGGCGGAGAGCACGGGTGACATGCTCACCCTCACCGCCCGCTCCCGGGAGAAGTGTATCGTCAACACCCAGCGCGCCGTCCGGCAGATGTGGGTTGCGGGCAAGGGGCAGGGCATCCACTTCGACTACGACGAGGCCACCGGCACCTGGAAGGACGACAAGGGCCGGGGCCTGGAGCTGTACGCCTTCGTCGCCGACGTGGTCCGCGACATCAGCGACGCGGACTTCGTCTACCCCTCCTGA
- a CDS encoding SixA phosphatase family protein, which translates to MRIFLVRHGDADAEIPEGLGDEARALTAKARANMAAHFAALSERMGPIGLILTSPLVRTVQTAQILSFVSKHEGLLRAHRCLLPDMPVGAVEPVLEEHADENLVLVGHQPSMGALAAHLLGMQSFPKPVNPGTVIALERPEGDGTHLKFLFYAAPGQQVLDVIQ; encoded by the coding sequence TTGAGGATTTTCCTGGTTAGGCACGGCGATGCGGACGCGGAGATCCCCGAGGGTCTCGGCGACGAGGCTCGCGCGCTCACGGCGAAGGCTCGGGCGAATATGGCGGCCCACTTCGCTGCACTCTCCGAGCGCATGGGTCCCATCGGCCTCATCCTGACCAGCCCGCTGGTTCGCACGGTACAGACGGCGCAGATCCTCTCCTTCGTGTCGAAGCACGAGGGCCTGCTGCGCGCGCACCGGTGCCTGCTGCCGGACATGCCGGTGGGCGCGGTGGAGCCGGTCCTCGAGGAGCACGCGGACGAGAACCTGGTCCTGGTGGGACACCAGCCGTCCATGGGGGCGCTGGCGGCGCACCTGCTGGGGATGCAGTCGTTCCCCAAGCCCGTCAACCCGGGCACCGTCATCGCCCTGGAGCGCCCCGAGGGCGACGGCACGCACCTCAAGTTCCTGTTCTACGCGGCCCCTGGCCAGCAGGTGCTTGACGTCATCCAGTGA